Below is a genomic region from candidate division WOR-3 bacterium.
TGGGACAGAAAGAAGCCTCTGTCCTCACTCCACAATCAGCTTCTGGCTTGCGCTTGTGCCCGCAGCCTCAAACCGCACGAGATACACGCCCGCAGACAGGCTCCGCAGGTCAAGGCTACGCGTCCCGGTCCCAGATGCAACAAAGCCATACTCAAACACCGCCCTGCCCGTCACATCATAGACCGTCAACCTCGCCTCACCACTCTGCGGCACACTGTAACTCAGAACTCCGTAACCCCTGGAGAGCGGATTGGGCGCCAGGGAGAAGCCAAACCGGTCAATCCCGGTCCGCTCCGCCATCACACCCGAACGCTCAGGCGCCGCTGCCGGCAGCATCACCGCCGCCTCAAAGTACCGCCAGAACTCCGCAGTCTTGCCACCCTTGAACGCATAGAACAGCCCGTCATCAGCGCACACCAACGCACCGCCATTCTTCACCATCTTCCTCCTGCCGCTTGAGCCAATCTCAGGCATCGGGTCAAGCTCAGTCCAGGTGTTCCCAGCAATGTCGTACTTCCAGAACTCAACCGTGTTGCCACCCTTAAGCGCATAGATGAACTCGTTGTAGTAGGCAGCATCCGCACCATCCTTGGACTTCTTGTTCTTCCCAGTCCTGCCACTCGCTATCGGCATACCCTGCAGCATCGTACCTGACCAGGCGTTGTCGCTGATGCTGTAGACCCAGAACTCATGATACTTCGCCTTGTGAGCATAGATGAGGTTGTCGCCGTCGCATGCTATCCAGGAGCCCCTGTCCCACTTGGGCTTTGAACCCGCCGGCGCATTGGGCAGTAACTCCCAGGCTCCAGTTTCGGTGTTGTAGCGCATGAAGTCCTGACCATAACCCTTCAAGAGGTACACATAGCCAGTGCCTCCAACCTTCACATACGCCACATCAGTGCCACCCCTCGGATTCCTGCCCGAATTGCCCGCAGGTATGTCAGCCAGCTGCTCCCAGGTGTTGCCCGCAACCGAGTAGCGCCAGAAACCAGGCGTGTTGTTGCCCTTGACCGCATAGATGTAACCATCACCATAGCAGGCACACGCACCCTTGGAAGGCGGCTTGCCCTCCCTGCCATTGGGCCAAATCGCCGCCGCACTCCAGCTCCTCGTCATCAGGTCGAACACAAACAGGCTGTTGCTCTTGTACCCAGGCGAAGCGTAAACCTTCGGCGGCTGATCCGTCGCTCCCTTCGCCACCGCCAACCAGCCACCATCCTTCACCGTGCCAAGAACCGACATCTCCTCAGACCAGCCAGGAGAAATGTCCAGAGTCACCCGGAAGTTCAACACAAAGGTGTCGTTCGCCGGATTGCCATCACCGCTCATCACCGTGTAGGCAATCGCCTGATAGTTGCCAACCGGAGTCGCTGTCCAGGTGCTCGGGAACGGGAACACCAGCTGCCTGCCCGGATCAAGAGTCTGATCCTTCAGACTGTCCTGATAAACCGTAGCACCACCCGCAGCCTTAATCACAAAGTGGATGTCAAAGGTCGCCGGATTGGTGCCGTAGTTGCGCACCCGCGGACGCGGCCTCACCGGCGTGTTGAGCGTCACCAACGCCGCCGGCTCAATGATGGCATTCACACCCACATCATTGAAAGCGAGCGAACGCACCTTAACGGTGTCAATCAGCAGGTCGTTGGTAGGTATCATCTCGCCACTGAGCGCGGTTGAGCAGCGCACCTCAAACTCACCCACTGGGCTGGCAACCCAGTTCGGGAAACCGGTGACGAGTGTGTCAACCCCTGGCGGGATATTCACCAGCAGCCGCTGCTGGTTGTAGGGTGTGCCAACAATCCGCAACCGCACATAGAAGGTAGCAGGCCAGGTGCCGTTGTTTTTCACCCGCACCTGCGGCGCAATCACCGTTCCGGAATCAACCTCACCCTTGGGCTGGATGATTAAGGTCGGCTGGGCATCAATCAGATAGAAGAACACCGAGTCATCCTGGACTTTGTCATTGAAAGTCCCCATATCAGTCGCCAGTCTGGTTGAACACTTCACCGTCTGATAGAAGAGCACATCCGGTGTCCACTCGGTGAACTCAACTAAGATTGACTCACCAGGTGCCAGGCTGGAAACATCCTGACTGTCCTGATACGCGGTGCTAACCGTAAACAGGACATCAAACGACTCGGTGGTATTGCCGTAGTTCTTTATCCACGCCTTGGGTTTGAACGGCACACCCGAGGGCCAATTGCCTTTTGGCGCAACAATCGCCGCCGTACCAACATCCCTTCGGTCCACCCAGAATCTGCCCCAAATCGTGTCATTGGACATATCCGGGTCAAGCCGCTTCAGGGTAACAAACATCACATCAACCGAATCCTGCTGGTCAACAATCCAGTCGTCAAACTCAACCAGGAGCGATTCACCCGCAGGAACAGCCGCAATCTTGCGGTTGTAATAGGTTGTGCCGATATAGCAGTCAACCGGGACCGGTCCAGAAGGATAGGTCGCATCAAGGTTCTTCACCCAGACCTTCGGTGTTACGGTTGAGCCGAAGTCAACTGAGCCCACCGGCTCCTCAATCGCCACCGGCGAGACATCAATCGGCGGCACCCGGCAGGTCAGGGTCTGGATGTTGTTGCTCGGGAAGGAGTCCCCATAGTAATACAGGGTGCACCTTACCGCCCAGTCGCCAGTGTCAACCAACTGATAAGGTGTATATGTGACAAATGCCGAATCCCCGCTTGCCAGTGTTGTGATGATTCTCTTCTCCTGGAAAAGTTTGCCGGTTGGCGAGCGCATCCGAAAATCAACCCGAACATTAGAAACCGTGCGCGGTCCATAGTTGTAAATCACCGCCTGCGGTGTTACCACCGTGTCTAACGGCGCATAGGTCCCGGGTGAGATGATGCGCTGAACCGCAAGGTCAACCGGTGCATACCACTCATCCGCACCGATGTCATGGGGTAGAGTCCTTGCCTCGCCATCAATATCAGGTGATGCCACGGTCTGGGTCTTACCCGAGTCAATACAGCAGGAACCTCTCCGCAGGTGCAAATCAAGCGGCGGGTTCACATAGGACGGGTCTCTCATCGGACCCTTGCCCTGCAGGTCAAACCCGAGCCCCTGCCACTGTGCCCAGGTTCTGGTTGAACCGTTATAGTAGAACGGCGTTCCTGATGATGTGTAATAGCAGTTGAAGTTACAGGAGTCAATTGAGCCTGAATATAGGTAAATCAGGTACGAAGTCCCGCCTCTGAAGATGTTATTGTAGAGCGTGCAGTTGTAGGCATAATACAGATAAAGCGGATACTGGGAACCGGTGTTGTAGAAGGAGTTGTTCTTGAAAACCGGGTTGTACAGATAATAGCCAGAGGGTGAGTAGATACCGTAAGATGTGTAGCCCCGGAAGAAGTTGTTGATGAACCTATTTAAATAATGTGAGCCGTACAGATAAACGCAATAGGAACTGGTGGCATAGAACTGGTTTCTCAAGATGGTATGATAGCCATTGCCGTAATAGAGATAAAGCGGGACCGGCGCATTAATGATATTATCCCTCATTATCAAGGAGTCGGTGTAATACAGGTAGAACCCAGCCGAGGTCGGACCACCAACCGAGCAGCCTTCAACAACCTGCTTCTGACAGTAGTAGCCGTAAAAGGCATACGAGCCCGTATTGACAAACAGGTTGTTGCGGTAAATTGTGGCGGTGTCATAATAGGCATAGATTGGATAGGAGTAGGAGCCGGAAAAGTGGTTGCCCTCAACCAAGGACCTTGAAGAGTTGTAGAGATAGAGACCATAGGAAGAACCGCCAACCTGATAGTTGTTTCGGAATGTTACACCATTGTAGTTGTAGTAGAACATATAGTTATAACTTGCCCGACTGGTGGCATGGGTGGTGCAGTTCTCAACCTTTAGGTTGTGACCGTAGTAAGACATAATACCGTATGAGCCGTTGACCAGCCAGTAGCATCCCCGCCAGTCGCAAAGGGTGTCATAGTAGCCATAAATACCGTACGAAGGGCTGCCGGCAAACTTCGTTCGGATGAACTTGATATTTTTGCAGTTGTAGAAGTAGACGCAATAGGATGAAGCGCCAAAAAGGCTGCAGTTCTGCACAATGACGCTGTCGGTCTTGCCCGAATAGTACATATAAAGAACATATGAGGATGCACGCAAAAGCAGACCCTCAAGCTTTACCCGGTTCGTATAGTACATATAGAAGGCATAACTGCTGGTGGAGTTCAGATAGGGTCTTTCACCCGGCGCTGCCCGAATTGTCAGCCAGTAACTCGGGGTGAAGTTGCTCATATCAACATAGTCGGTATAGGTTCCAGTATAGCAGAGGAGGGTGCACGGACCTGACAAACCGCGTGACTTTACCGCATTAACTCCGGCTGCGATGCTTGGGAAATCACCACCTACCGGTTTTACCGTATAGGTTCCTCGCATCGGCTGCGCTAACGCCACACCGAAGGCAAGGAAGGTCAGCAGGAATACAACTCCTGCCGCTTTTACAGGCTTTAGCATCTTTCGCCTCCTTTTTTATCCTTTATCTTTTACGCTCCTTTTGTCGGAGCAGCGGGTGGTTAAAAACTTCTGCAACCTAACGCCATGTCTCCACCCAAAGACACGGCGTTCTTACTTAAAACGGCTGAACCGGTTTAATATCTTATCTTAAACCGGCACAGCGCACGAACTCATTTATTGAGAATTACCGATTCTTCGGATGTGACCCGTGGTTGCAACAATATTATAGCAATCATCCCCCCCTTTGTCAAGCAAAATTTTTATGTTCTTTAACAGGCTAACCCAGGGCTACCCCTGGAGCATCCCCCGGATGGGTTCCACCCATTTTTCTCCTTGACTTTTAACCTGCGCTTTTGTATATTTTTGGGTGTGCTGCGATAAGTCTAAAATTATAACAAAAAAGGAGGATAGTAATGAAAAACCTGTTTGTGCTTCTGACCGCTATCTTTGTTTTCACGGCACCGGCATTTGCTGGCTGGGCGGTCTATGGCGTAATTCAGGGTCATCCTGACAGCACCATCATCGCCGACTCCACCCGTTTTATGATCCCTGGAGGGCAGGAGATTACCTATCCCACCCCGGGCTGGCAGACTGCACCGAACGCACTGGACACATTTGTCTTTCCCGATTTACCTGACTGGCCCGAGTTGATTATGACCTTTGCCTGGATTGGCAGCCTGCCGGTTATTCAGCCGATAATGCAGCCGGTCTCCGACTCCTGGTACCCATTCCAGCCGCCTTTTGAGGATGCCAAGATAATGTTTCACGGCACACTTGGCATTGAGGAAGCTCCCAACCCTATTGGCGCCAATTCGGCTTTATCTCTGCCCGGCATCCTCACCAATCAGGCGCTCAGAAACTTCGCCCGAAATAACCAGCTTGAAATCCTCAACCCCTGCGGTCAGGTTGTCCGCTCCTTCCCGCTTTCACCCGGTGTTTACTTCTGCCGCCTGATTGATAAGCCCAATGCCACTCAACGATTCACCCTCATAAGGTAAAGTTAACCAACCGCCTTAAAAATAAAGGGGGCTTTTAAAAGCCCCCTTTTGATTTTCTTGGAGATTACCGCACAACGAGTTTCTGGCTTGCGCTTGCGCCCGCAGCCTCAAACCGCACGAGATACACGCCCGCAGACAGGCTCCGCAGGTCAAGGCTACGCGTCCCGGTCCCGGATGCAACAAAGCCATACTCAAACACCGCCCTGCCCGTCACATCATAGACCGTCAACCTCGCCTCACCACTCTGCGGCACACTGTAACTCAGAACACCGTAGCCCTTGGAGAGCGGATTGGGCGCCACACTGAACCCGAAGCGCTCCGCAACCACCTTCTCACCCATCACACCCGAACGCTCAGGCGCAGGGAGACTTGCCGCTGCAGTTGCTGTATCAATATACCGCCAGAACTCTGTCGTCTTCCCACCCTTGAAGGCATAGAAGATACCCTCATTATAATAGACCAAGGAACCACCGTTCTTGACCCGCTTCTTTCTACCCGAGGAGCCAATCTCAGGCACCGGCTCAAGTTCTGTCCAGGTGTCGGCACCTATCTCATACCTCCAGAACTCGCAGGTATTGCCACCCTTAAGCGCATAGATGTAGCCGTTGTAATAGGCTGCTGAGCCGCCGTCCTTAGACTTCTTTTTCTTACCTGCCCTACCAATCAAAGGCATTCCCTTAAGGCTGGACTCGCTCCACTCCTGAGTGGTAATGTTGTATCTCCAGAACTCGTGATACTTCGCCTTGTGGGCATAGATGGTATTCTGCCCGTCATAAACTAACCACGAACCCTTGTCCCATTTGGGCTTTGAGCCTGCTGGTGCATTGACAAGCACCTCCCAGGCATCGGTAATAGTATTATAGCGCATAAAATCCTGTTTGTAGCCTTTGAGGAGGTACACATAGGGGGTGTCATTGTGAACGATATAAACTACACTGGTGCCACCTTTAGGGTTTTTGCCTGACGGTCCGGGGAGAATCTTTGTCAACTGATACCAGGTGCCCTCCTGAATTGAGTAACGCCAGAAACCCGCGGTATTATTGCCCTTGACCGCATAGATATAGCCGTCACCATAGCAGCCGGCTGAACCTTTGGAAGGTGGTTTGCCCTCCTCCCCTTCAGGCCAGGCGGGCAGTTTGGTCCAGGTGTTTATCTGCGGGTCATAGGAGTAGAAGTCTTGCGACTTATAACCACGCGCCGCATAGATGAGCCCATTGTGATAGTCGTATGTAAGCCAAGCACCATCCTTGACATAATCCGGCACAGCCGCCATTTCTGACCAGCCGTGAGTTATTTCCGGTCTGACCTCAAATGGCTTGATGATGGTGTCATTCTGGTGGCGGTTTTCCGCATCATAGATGGTATAGGAGATGGCGGAGTAGTTGCCAGAGGTTGTTGCTTGCCAGGTTTGTGAGAAGGTATGGGTGGTCTCCTGCAATGGGCGCAGACTCAGCGATTCGGTGGCGCTGTAAAGCAAATTTCCTTGGCGGTCCTGAATGAGGAAGGCGATGGCAATATCAGCAGGCGCTTCGCTATAGTTTTTGACCTTTGTGGCTGGTCGGACAGTGGCACCCTCAAATACCACCGCTGGTGGTTCAACAATCTGGGTTGGACCAACATCAAGGACCACCACCCTCACGGTTGTGGTGATGAGGTTGTTTTCCGGAACCATATCGTCGGCAAGCCGGGTTGAGCAACGGACAGGATATGTGCCCGGGATGTCAGCAGACCAAGTTCCGAACCCGCTGACGAGCCTCTCCTCATCAGGCTGGAGGTTGAGGACAAGCCTTTGCTCATCATAGGAGGAGCCAATCTGCAAGCGGACATAGAATGAGGCGGGTGTGGTGCCGTTGTTTTTTACCATCACCTCAGGCTCGATAACCGCACCAGAGTCAACATAACCTCGGGGTTTGATGATGGCGGTTGGCTGAACATCAAGGAGGTAGACCTCGATTGAGTCTTTGAGGGTATCGTTTTCAGGGTTGACATCGCCGGCAAGCATTGTTACCGCTTTTGTTTGGAGTTTACCCTTAACAAGAGGTGTCCAAGGAGTAAACTCTACTGGCAGAAATTCACCGGGTCTGAGAGTAACAATCTGAGTATCGGCGTACACGGTGTCAATTTCAAACCTTGTTTTGAAGGTCTGAACACCGGTGCCATAGTTGCCCACCATAACCCTTGGTGATACTGGGATGCCATAGGGGATTGAACCAGTGGGTGCCAGGATTTCACTTACGCCCACATCAATTAGGTTGCGGCAGCCGATGCCTACCACATCGTCAATAAGCCAGCCATAACCGACATTTTCTTCATCTGAGAAAAACCGCCAGGCGATTAGAAACCTCTGATTGGCGCTAACCGGCACCCTGAACCTCGCCCATTCCCAGTCCCAAGAGCCAGAATAGGCACCGAGTGCGGTGTAGGGTCTGAGACCACCGCTCGTATCCGGATATAGGAGTGTCCAGGTGCTTCCACCATCAGTTGAGTACTTCACACAACCACCGTCAGCGAGTGATTCACTCTGCATCCAGTGCATAAACATCACGACTGGGTTATTCTGGAGAGCGGTCAGTTCATAGGAAATAAGGGTATCCTCAGCATTGTTACCGTAGTAGTCAAAAAGGACATTGCCCCAGCAGTTAGGAGCAGACGGTGGTGTTCCGCGGGGCGGCTGAGGGGATCCCCAGCCCCAGGCGCCTGTCCAGTAAAAATCACCATCGTTGAGGTCAAAGTGCTCAACGAAGTCTCCAACCAGCGTAGTCTTGGTCAGGCGGTCGTTTTCCGGGTTGGAATCACTCGCCAGCCTGACCGAACACCTCACCGGATAGAAGCCACCCGCTGTTGGTGTCCAGGTGGCAAAGCCAGTGACATTGAACCGCTCGCCAGGCTCAAGGGTTTGGTTGACATACACCATACTGGTATACATTATCCCGATGTCCAGTTTTACGCTGAAGGCGGAGATGGTCCCGGTACCGGTATTGCGAACCCAGACCGATGGGTTGACATCCTCACCAACCAGATGGATTGCTCCGGGAATATCAATCTGCTCAAGGGCTAAATCCAGCCATCCCGGCGGCTTCCCGTGTTTGTAATAAAGTTCCCAGTTCCCGTCACGATAGTCGTGCCAGATAAGATGAAGGTGGTCAGGAAGAGAACTGTTACCGCCATTGTTAATAGAAGGATATGAGCGGTCGGAGGTGGTAACATTTGTCAGATTCGTCGGAGTCTGCCAGACACCATCCGGGGTGCGCTCGTTGTAGCGAATCTGGAAGTAGCGGGGGCTGGGGCTGTTGTTACCGTGCCAGACACAGTGACCAGCGCCGTCAGAGGTAAAGGTGAGACAGGGATTAAACTGGTCGTAGGAGAAATTGGGCTCGGAAACGGTATCACCAATCAACTGGAATGTATCCCCCTGACCGGCACCGAGACGCTCCTTGTGAATTATCCGGTAGTTGCGCCGGTCACGAGGATAACCCTGCCAGACAATGTGAACATTGTTGGTCAAGGGATTGACCGCTATTGCCGGATGCATCTGATGCTGACTTCCACCGGAGATGTTTTGACTCACAGAGCCCCAGGTGCCATCAAACCTGCCGCGGTAGCCAATCTGATAAGGGGCGCCACCGCCATAACCAAACCAGGTCACATGAACATTATTGTTTCTGTCTCCGGCAACCTTTGGCCACCAGCGGTAATAATTGGTGCCACCTGAGTCAACCCAAACACGGGGCTGCCAGGCTGTTCCCACCTTCTCCTTATACCCAATCGCATAGCCGAGTGTAGAATGATAGCAGTAGTAAACCACATGGATT
It encodes:
- a CDS encoding right-handed parallel beta-helix repeat-containing protein, with protein sequence MLKPVKAAGVVFLLTFLAFGVALAQPMRGTYTVKPVGGDFPSIAAGVNAVKSRGLSGPCTLLCYTGTYTDYVDMSNFTPSYWLTIRAAPGERPYLNSTSSYAFYMYYTNRVKLEGLLLRASSYVLYMYYSGKTDSVIVQNCSLFGASSYCVYFYNCKNIKFIRTKFAGSPSYGIYGYYDTLCDWRGCYWLVNGSYGIMSYYGHNLKVENCTTHATSRASYNYMFYYNYNGVTFRNNYQVGGSSYGLYLYNSSRSLVEGNHFSGSYSYPIYAYYDTATIYRNNLFVNTGSYAFYGYYCQKQVVEGCSVGGPTSAGFYLYYTDSLIMRDNIINAPVPLYLYYGNGYHTILRNQFYATSSYCVYLYGSHYLNRFINNFFRGYTSYGIYSPSGYYLYNPVFKNNSFYNTGSQYPLYLYYAYNCTLYNNIFRGGTSYLIYLYSGSIDSCNFNCYYTSSGTPFYYNGSTRTWAQWQGLGFDLQGKGPMRDPSYVNPPLDLHLRRGSCCIDSGKTQTVASPDIDGEARTLPHDIGADEWYAPVDLAVQRIISPGTYAPLDTVVTPQAVIYNYGPRTVSNVRVDFRMRSPTGKLFQEKRIITTLASGDSAFVTYTPYQLVDTGDWAVRCTLYYYGDSFPSNNIQTLTCRVPPIDVSPVAIEEPVGSVDFGSTVTPKVWVKNLDATYPSGPVPVDCYIGTTYYNRKIAAVPAGESLLVEFDDWIVDQQDSVDVMFVTLKRLDPDMSNDTIWGRFWVDRRDVGTAAIVAPKGNWPSGVPFKPKAWIKNYGNTTESFDVLFTVSTAYQDSQDVSSLAPGESILVEFTEWTPDVLFYQTVKCSTRLATDMGTFNDKVQDDSVFFYLIDAQPTLIIQPKGEVDSGTVIAPQVRVKNNGTWPATFYVRLRIVGTPYNQQRLLVNIPPGVDTLVTGFPNWVASPVGEFEVRCSTALSGEMIPTNDLLIDTVKVRSLAFNDVGVNAIIEPAALVTLNTPVRPRPRVRNYGTNPATFDIHFVIKAAGGATVYQDSLKDQTLDPGRQLVFPFPSTWTATPVGNYQAIAYTVMSGDGNPANDTFVLNFRVTLDISPGWSEEMSVLGTVKDGGWLAVAKGATDQPPKVYASPGYKSNSLFVFDLMTRSWSAAAIWPNGREGKPPSKGACACYGDGYIYAVKGNNTPGFWRYSVAGNTWEQLADIPAGNSGRNPRGGTDVAYVKVGGTGYVYLLKGYGQDFMRYNTETGAWELLPNAPAGSKPKWDRGSWIACDGDNLIYAHKAKYHEFWVYSISDNAWSGTMLQGMPIASGRTGKNKKSKDGADAAYYNEFIYALKGGNTVEFWKYDIAGNTWTELDPMPEIGSSGRRKMVKNGGALVCADDGLFYAFKGGKTAEFWRYFEAAVMLPAAAPERSGVMAERTGIDRFGFSLAPNPLSRGYGVLSYSVPQSGEARLTVYDVTGRAVFEYGFVASGTGTRSLDLRSLSAGVYLVRFEAAGTSASQKLIVE
- a CDS encoding T9SS type A sorting domain-containing protein yields the protein MSRAAVFLFLSLAAVAFGLQSAAIDPETGLLVEDRLEEVLAGRKLPLDKKVSYLKEGVIAGTDAEWEEDVRLTANEIADYTFAYGRQLLATDPSGRVHVVWMSYQSPGTYSPQIYYKRYYPGSGWTNDTCISTDLASSGYSYYPALCVDSSGDVHVVWFVYRVSPLPKGYYIAYKKCTPTSSGNGGWEENSVRITEDTLRWYKFFPAIAATPNNRIHVVYYCYHSTLGYAIGYKEKVGTAWQPRVWVDSGGTNYYRWWPKVAGDRNNNVHVTWFGYGGGAPYQIGYRGRFDGTWGSVSQNISGGSQHQMHPAIAVNPLTNNVHIVWQGYPRDRRNYRIIHKERLGAGQGDTFQLIGDTVSEPNFSYDQFNPCLTFTSDGAGHCVWHGNNSPSPRYFQIRYNERTPDGVWQTPTNLTNVTTSDRSYPSINNGGNSSLPDHLHLIWHDYRDGNWELYYKHGKPPGWLDLALEQIDIPGAIHLVGEDVNPSVWVRNTGTGTISAFSVKLDIGIMYTSMVYVNQTLEPGERFNVTGFATWTPTAGGFYPVRCSVRLASDSNPENDRLTKTTLVGDFVEHFDLNDGDFYWTGAWGWGSPQPPRGTPPSAPNCWGNVLFDYYGNNAEDTLISYELTALQNNPVVMFMHWMQSESLADGGCVKYSTDGGSTWTLLYPDTSGGLRPYTALGAYSGSWDWEWARFRVPVSANQRFLIAWRFFSDEENVGYGWLIDDVVGIGCRNLIDVGVSEILAPTGSIPYGIPVSPRVMVGNYGTGVQTFKTRFEIDTVYADTQIVTLRPGEFLPVEFTPWTPLVKGKLQTKAVTMLAGDVNPENDTLKDSIEVYLLDVQPTAIIKPRGYVDSGAVIEPEVMVKNNGTTPASFYVRLQIGSSYDEQRLVLNLQPDEERLVSGFGTWSADIPGTYPVRCSTRLADDMVPENNLITTTVRVVVLDVGPTQIVEPPAVVFEGATVRPATKVKNYSEAPADIAIAFLIQDRQGNLLYSATESLSLRPLQETTHTFSQTWQATTSGNYSAISYTIYDAENRHQNDTIIKPFEVRPEITHGWSEMAAVPDYVKDGAWLTYDYHNGLIYAARGYKSQDFYSYDPQINTWTKLPAWPEGEEGKPPSKGSAGCYGDGYIYAVKGNNTAGFWRYSIQEGTWYQLTKILPGPSGKNPKGGTSVVYIVHNDTPYVYLLKGYKQDFMRYNTITDAWEVLVNAPAGSKPKWDKGSWLVYDGQNTIYAHKAKYHEFWRYNITTQEWSESSLKGMPLIGRAGKKKKSKDGGSAAYYNGYIYALKGGNTCEFWRYEIGADTWTELEPVPEIGSSGRKKRVKNGGSLVYYNEGIFYAFKGGKTTEFWRYIDTATAAASLPAPERSGVMGEKVVAERFGFSVAPNPLSKGYGVLSYSVPQSGEARLTVYDVTGRAVFEYGFVASGTGTRSLDLRSLSAGVYLVRFEAAGASASQKLVVR